The following coding sequences are from one Anolis sagrei isolate rAnoSag1 chromosome 6, rAnoSag1.mat, whole genome shotgun sequence window:
- the TMEM88 gene encoding transmembrane protein 88 — MGSDSRLPETSGSSSPPAPPPYLGGEGSLELRGSLDCWACAVLVTLQNLLVAGLNLLLVGLTFGIVLLPAGVLVAFGVLCHSKFLHTQASYCTAHLHDSASVALLVVGFTLAVPLLVLALAAYCRLARRLQLGYCLVPYSKAVYKNLPASQYHSSGCCCAQDLDPVEKVWV, encoded by the exons ATGGGTTCGGACAGCCGTTTGCCGGAGACTTCGGGGTCTTCTTCTCCTCCAGCGCCCCCTCCTTACCTAGGAGGAGAAGGGTCCCTGGAGCTCCGGGGGTCTCTAGATTGCTGGGCCTGTGCCGTCCTGGTCACCCTCCAGAACCTCTTGGTGGCCGGGCTCAACCTGCTCCTGGTGGGACTCACCTTCGGCATCGTCCTGCTCCCGGCCGGGGTCCTGGTCGCCTTCGGGGTCCTCTGCCACTCCAAG ttCTTACACACCCAGGCCTCCTACTGCACGGCCCACTTGCACGACTCTGCCTCGGTGGCACTGCTGGTGGTGGGCTTCACGCTGGCCGTGCCACTCCTGGTCCTGGCTCTGGCCGCCTACTGCCGCTTGGCTCGCCGCCTCCAGCTGGGCTACTGCCTCGTCCCGTACAGCAAAGCCGTCTACAAGAACCTGCCGGCCTCCCAGTACCACAGCTCCGGATGCTGCTGCGCACAGGACCTCGACCCTGTGGAAAAGGTCTGGGTTTGA